GGCACCGAAGTTGACGATGGAGCTGACGACGCCGCTGCGGACCTGGCCCTTTTGAAGCTCGTTGAGGAAGTCGTGGCGAACCTGCGACTGGGTCTGCTCAAGCCATGCGCGACGCGAAAGGACGACGTTATTGCGATTCTTGTCCAGCTCGATGATCTTCGCTTCGATCTCGTCACCGACATATGGCTGCAAGTCGCGCACGCGACGCATCTCGACGAGGGAAGCTGGCAGGAACCCACGGAGGCCGATATCGAGGATTAGTCCACCCTTGACCACCTCGATGACAGTGCCCTTGACGACTCCGTCGGCTTCCTTGATTGCCTCAATATCGCCCCAAGCGCGCTCGTACTGCGCGCGTTTCTTGGACAGGATCAGCCGACCGTCTTTGTCTTCCTTCTGGAGAACGAGTGCCTCGACCTCGTCGCCCACGGAAACGACCTCGCTGGGGTCAACGTCGTGTTTGATCGATAGTTCTCGGCTCGGAATGACACCCTCGGTCTTGTAACCGATGTCGAGTAGGACCTCGTCCCGGTCGACTTTAACGATGGTGCCTTCGACAATGTCACCATCGTTGAAGTACTTGATGGTCTCGTCGATAGCGGCTAGTAGGGCTGCCTCGTCGCCAATGTCGTTGATGGCGATGGATGGGATCTCGTGGGCAGCGGTGACGTCAGTTGCGGTCATGGAGGAAAGGACTCCGGGATGGACATGAATCTCGTTGCGGAAAGTGGACAGTTGAAGGCTACCTGACGAGGGGCGGCCCGGGAATCCCGGACCGCCCCTCGTCAGACTTCGTGCAGTTGCCTATGCGGCTGGCGGTGCCCCCGAGGTGGAAACGGCGGTCGCCTCTTTCGACTTGGCTCCGGACTTTGCCATCAGCCAGCCGATGACGACCAGGATGATGCCGAGGATCAGGAACACAATCGGCAGAACGTTCATCACCAGGTTGAGCTGACTTGCCTTGGCGTTGATGTCCTTGGCCGCCTGCTCCAAGTACGCGGGCGAAGCCGATGCCTTGACCGACAATGCTGTCGCCAGGTCGGTCGTGCCGTCTGGGCCACGGAACGTCACGGTCGGCGTTGCGGCCGTGTCAACGATCTGGCCGGTCAGTGGCTCGATCCAGAACGTGGTGGTGTTCTCGTAGTACTGGCTGATCGTGACGTCTCCCGAGCCAGGGAGCTTGACGATCTTGGCCGGGACCTTCATCTCGGAGCCGGGTACCTGGGTCGGCGGGATCGCCTGGGTGAAGCGGTAGGACGCCACTCCAGCGTGGTCCTCCTTGGCCTCGAACACCGCAGGTGCCGTTGCCTGGAGTTGGTCATCCCAGATGTCGTATGTCTGCTCCTTGACGAAGAACGGGAACTTCAAAGGCATGATTCCGCTGAAGTTGACCGTCTTGCCGGCAACGTTGGCGCCGCAGCAGTTGGCCAACTGCGAATCAGTCTGACCGAACGCGTAGCGCGATTGGCTGGCGGTGATGAGACGCCCGTCGTCGGCATTGGTGCGGGAGAAGGTGTCGTAAACCGCGAGTCCGTCGGATTTTGCGGGATCCTGATCCGCGGCCAACACGTCACCTCGCGTGTACCGCGTGTTGGTCACAGGCGTGTTCGCCGGGAAGTAGGGGTCGGCTTTGCCAGCTGCGAACTCGGCGATGTTGAGTTGTTTAACGGCCACACCAACGCCTTCAGAGACGGTGTACTGGTCGAGCGGCGCTACAGCGGCGCTTGGTCCGACATAGAATCGGAACAGCGGCGCGAGGACGATGAGCATGAAGCCCAAGCCCAGCAGAATAAGTCCAAATACACGCTTCACGTCGTGCCTCCAGGTCGGGTCAAGTTAGCGTTGATGAACTTAGCGTAAAGAGTGGCAGTTATGCACCCATAGCGCCACATTCGGGCGTGGTGGATCATTTTTTCGGTGAATCCCTCGTGTCAACGCGCGTCATCTGCACTAGCAGGTCGTCAACCAAATCACTAAGGGCCGCGTATCGCGGCACTGCCTGACCGCCGTCAGGCGCGGAGCCGCCAATCAGAGCTACCCCTGTGCCGGCGGCCATGCCAGCTGCGATATCTGTCATTGCGTCACCAACCATGATCGCGTCGGCCGGATCGATCGCCCACGCCGACAGCGCCTGCTGCAAGAGGCCCGGCAAGGGCTTTCGGCAGTCGCAACTGCCTTCTACATGGGGGCAGGTAAATACGCCATCGACGTGTGCGCCCGACTCGGCCAGCAACGTCTGCATTCGATCGTGTACTTGCGCAACCGCGGCCTCGGTCACGACCCCAGTACCGATTCCCTGCTGGTTGGTCACGACCAGCACAACGAACCCGGCGCGATTGAGCTTTGCGATCGCTGGTGCAACCCCCGCCTCGAGTTCGAAGTCGCGAGGATCACCCACATATCTGGTCCGTTCGGGTGACACGTTGATCGTTCCGTCCCGATCAAGCAATACGCACCGTATCCGGTTCAGCACTGTGTCCCTGCCTTCAATGGGACTCATCCGAACAGGCGAATCTCAACCCACTCGGCCCACAGATGTCCCCAGATTTTGTGGACTTCCTGGATGCGACCGATCACATCGCTCGGAGCTCGCATGACGACGTCGGCGACTGTCTCCATCTGCCCGCCGGTGGTTCCCGTGAGCGCAATCGTGCGCAGCTCGAGTTCTCGCGCCTGCCTGAGGCCGGCCAGCACGTTGGCCGATCGCCCGGAACCGGACAGCCCGAAGACCATGTCGCCCGGCCGCGCGAGCGCCGTGACTTGGCGAGCGAAAACCTGCTCGTATCCGTAGTCGTTCGCTAAGGCCGTCAAAATTGCCGGTGAGTCCGTCAGTGACAGTGCCGGCAACGGGTCGCTCTCGTGGACACAGCGTCCAACAAACTCCGCCGCCATGTGGCCCGCATCGGCCGCACTGCCTCCGTTGCCAAAGAAGAGCAACTTATGACCATTGCGAATGGTGTCTTCAATCTCGCCCGCGACCTCTTCGACAGCCTGCACCGACTCTGGATCCTTCAGTTGGTGCAGCACGGACTCAATGTCAGAGACCCTGTCCAGTAGTAGCCGGTCGAAAGCACGTTGATCTAACTTGTTCACGGCCACGCCCTCCACGTAGTCAGCCCTTGGCGACTGAAACCAAAGTCCGTCACCGTCAGTCCGAGGTTAACCAGCGACTCGGTCACCAACGGTCGCGTTCCCTCGCCGAGGTAGAAGAGCATGTATCCCCCACCGCCAGCACCGGTCACCTTGCCACCAATCGCGCCAGCCTTCTTCGCTGCCTCATAGGCGTCATCGATGTATCCAGTGGCGATCCGGGGACTCATACGGCGCTTCTCGTGCCACGCCTCATCCAGCAGTTCGCCGAACACCCGCGGGCGCCGTTGCAGCAGAGCGTTCTTCATTTCCACGGCCAATTGCTTCTGTCGCCGCAGCGCATCGATGGCACCCGGTTCGCCTCCGAGGTACCGCGAGGTCTGGTCGGCGATGATGTGATCGGACATCCGAGTTCTGCCGGTGTCGACCAGCAACAGGTTGTGTTCGAGCTCGCGGACTGTCTCGTCATCGATCCGCAGCGGGTTGACCACGACGTGGTCTGCGTGGAACTCAATGAAGTTGAACCCACCGAACGTCGCGGCGTACTGGTCTTGCAACCCACCGGCGATTCCGAGGTCCTGTCGCTCCACGAGATATGCCAATTCGGCGATCTCATAGCTGGTCAGCGGAGTCCGATAATGGGCCTGCATCGCCCCGATCAACGCCACGACTACGGCCGAGGAGGCTCCCAGACCCGAACCTGGTGGAGCCGACGAGCGCAGGGTGACGTCAAAACCGCCAGCCTCCTTGTCGATGACACGTCGAACCGCCGCCTTGGCCAAGTCGAGGTTGCCGTCAAAGTGAATCTGGTCGCCCACCTGGAAGGACGCCTCCCGGCCAAGATCGTGGGACGTCACCGTGACCGCCCGGTCATCTCGCGGACTAAGGCTGGCAAACGCGGCCCGGTCTATGGTTGCGCTGAGGACAAACCCACCCTCGTTCTCCGGGAATGGGGGCACATCGGTACCGCCACCCGCGAAGCTCAAACGCAGCGGCGCCTTAGCGCGAATCACTTCTGAGCCCGACTTCAAACCTGCCTCCAGAAATCCAAACGGTCTGCAATCATGCAACTACCCATCCCGGTGTGCACGATGGCCACGGGCACGCTGAAGACTAGCCTGAATTACGCCCCTTGAGGAGGCTTAGCGGCAATGGTCAGTTCAACGACTCACCCGCACAGTACTCCCGCCCATGATGCCCCCCGCCTTGACGGGCTCCGTGCCATTGCCGCAACGCTCGTTGTGCTTACTCACTCCGGCTTCCTTTCCGGGCAGTACTACAACGGCCAAGTTGGCGCCTTCTTGGCCAGGTCAGACGTGGGTGTTCCCATCTTCTTCGCCCTCTCGGGCTTTCTGCTCAGTCGTAGCTGGGCACGCAAGGAACCAGGCCGTCCGGGTCTGCGCCGGTACTTCCGGCACCGCTTCTGGCGCATCGCCCCGGCTTATTGGGTAGCGCTGGTCGCGGTGCTGCTCACAACTGCTCACGGCACCGACTTCGCTGCGATCGCATCCAACTTTTCGCTTACCCAGGTCTACAGCAACGATTTGTTGCCTAGCTTCACCCAGACCTGGAGTTTGTGCGCTGAAGTCGCCTTCTACCTCGCGCTGCCGTTGATTGCGCCCTGGGCGTTGGCCAGTGACGCGGTCAATCCGTTCCGGTCGTCAATCAAACGCTGCCTCGTCCTCTGCCTTGTCGCGTGGACGTGGCTTGGATTCTTCACACTCGTCGGTGCTGGCAACACCGCAGGAGCCCTGACCCAGTGGGCGCCGGGGCACCTGGATTGGTTTGCCGCAGGAATCATCCTCGCGCGGTTTGAGCCGCAGGTGCGCACCCGGTTGCAAGCCCTCCCACGGGGCAGCATTTTGGCTCACCCGGGGACACTCATGCTGGGCGCGATTGCTCTGTTCTGGCTGGCAATGACCCCGCTTGCAGGGCCCAGGGATCTGTCGACGCCGAGTGTCTTCTCAGCGTTAACCCGAGAGATCCTGTACGCCGCAATTGCCGGCCTTGCAGTACTTGCGGCGCTGACCGACGCCAGCGCAGACACTTGGTGGGGCCGCACTCTGCAATCACCGTTTATGAAGTGGGCTGCGGAGATATCTTACGCCGTGTTCCTCTGGCACCTGCTCGTGCTGCAGGGTCTAAGAAACCTGTTCGGGTTTGCCGACTTCACCGGCAATTGGTTCTTCTTGGCTGTCCTCACCCTTATCGTGTCGGCCGCCATCGCGCAACTGTCCGTCTGGTTGGTCGAGCGTCCCAGCATGCGCATCGCGCGCCGGGGTGATCCGCAGCGAAAGAACCAGCCAAGCCAACAGGCCGCCGCAACTCAGTAACTGAATAAGCCCCGCCCAGAATGTGTGCCCGGCTACCTCTGTTGTCACGACTGCGACGGTTGTGGCGACCGCAAGCGCACCCACAAAGATCGCGCTGAGAACCCTGCGCCCGAGGAAACTTGCGATGACGCCCAGCACGGCGCCGACCAGGCCAGCAACGATCGCCCCCAGCAGCGTCGGTACAACCACCTCTACGGCTCTTGGCGCATGAGCACCAGGATCATGCAGGACCTCCTGATCCGCCGATTCAGGCAAAGCCACTACTGGTCCGCGCACGATCGCGAGCAGCGCGACGACGACCAAAGCCAGCAGCCCTGCGAGAAGCCCAAATCGGTACGTGGTTGCCGGCGCAAACGAGGCCTCCACCGTGCTCGGTTGACTAGCTGCCGGCAGCACCCATCCTTGCTTCCAGCCGTCAACTCGCACTGGAGTCAGCGGGGCATCCCCGATGCTGGCTCGCCAGCCGTCGTTGAAGCCCTCGTTGACGGCCAAGATGCTCGCCGCACCTGGTCCCAGTTCGAGTTCCCGCTTGTCAGCTCCCCAACTCTCGATCTGCAGGCTCCGCGGAGGCACGATCGCTGCGCCGCCCTGCGTCGCGGGCCGGATTGCGACCGAATCGACCTTGAAGGCCGCACTCGGAATACCATCGAGAGTGTTGGTCCCGGCTTTGACGTCAGGCACCGGGTCGCACAGTTGAAGCGGCACTTTCGCTCTGCCGACCAGGTCTCGGGCGCTTACTGAGAGCCGTGTGCGGACTGGCTGGCCATTCAGTTCGATCAGGGGGCCTTCACCGCAAGGGAGGGTGATCTTTCCAGTGGTCGGGCTGACGACCGAATCGCCCAGCTTGAACCGCAGCTCTCTGACCGAGATCCCGGAGATGTCACTAGTCTTCTTCTTCGTTTCGGTATTCAGCACGATGAAGAACTCGCGACCGGTCAGCGGTTGGAAAGTGAAGTCGCCGGTTTTCCCACCGGTAACTGACGTTCGAGACTGGTTGCCACTTGAGATCGTCATTCCCAAGACTCGGAATGGCGAGTCTTCACCGAGCACGGCTTGCACGCCGTCGATCGTCAACGGCTTGTCGTAGCGGACGCGCAGCCAGGGAGACACATCGCCCTCGCCGGGGATCCAGCCAGTGCGAGGATCGCCGTCCAGGGCAGCCCCGGGTCGCGCTGCGGGGTCGTCGGAGAATCTGCTGGATGCGTATACCTTCATCCCCGAGCTTGCATCCAGGAGCCGCTCAAGATCCGGACCAGCTATCGGACTCGCGGTAGCCCGCAGATCAACGGCGTTGTCACCGGAGCTGGAGAAGGTGCGTGCAAAACGATCCGGTTCGGGCGAGGCCGCTTGCTCTGTCGCCACACAGGCGAATACTTCGGTGAGGGTGCAGGCGGCGCGCTCCCCCGGCTCCCGTTGGAAGAGCCACTGCGAGGCTGAACCAGGGACAGCCAACCGCTCGACGGCGGTGAATCCGGGCAACGACAAACCCGTGATACCGGTCGGCAGGGTCCTGTCTCGCCAGTTGACTATCTCGACCTCAACGAAGTCCGTCTTTCCGTCGAAGCTGTCGACAACATCTTGCGCCCCTGGGGGCACGACGAATGTGCGGGAGCCCTGCGCAGTCGTGACCCTCAATTCGGTTGGGCGCTCGATACCGCGTGCACGCGGTAGAGTGATTTTCAACGGTCCGGTTTGGGGTCGTTCGAATGTCGTCTTCAACGTCGGGCTCTTATCTCCAATAGCAGAAACCCACGTAGTCAGGTCGGATCCATCGAATGCGGAGAATGCCCGGGCTTTGGGACCCAGGAAGGGAATCTCGTAGGGATCCGAGGCTGAACTGGACGAATCCAGCGTCGCGAGTCCGTCATAGATGACCACGGTCTGTTCCGTCGATTCGGGGAACGGTGAGATGTCGGCAACCGCGCGGCCACCAGAGACATCACTGCCTGCCGTCTGGGTAGGGCCGTAGTTCTTTCCAACCGGGGCTCCCACATTGAGGACCCGTCGCCGCAGCGTGTCGGTAGCCACATCTGGTTGACCACCGTCAATCGGTTGACCATCAGCAGTCGCCACGGAGGCGAAGTCATCGGCCGCTCCAGTTGCGGCCCATGCCTCAGGTCCACCGGCAAACGTCTTCGGAGTCGCTCCGGCCGCCACGTAGGCGCGAGGATCGTCGCGAGACACGCCAGCCGACGTTGGCGGTGACACCGCGAAGACTTCGATCGCCGGCACCTTGCCTTGAGTCCCTACCGCCTCGCCAGGCAGAGTCCTGGCGACGGGAACCTTCTTGCCGAAGCCTGCGACGAGGTTAATGCCCGGGGAAGCTATCAAGGTCGCCCGAGCGGCCGCTGGGGGCGTGGTCGCGCGGAATGTATCCACGTCGTTGCGCAGAATCACGGTTGTCACCCCGGCCCGCGCCAGGCCCCTGGCGAGACCGTCGTTACCGACACCACTGGCCAAGATGGACTCAAAGCCATCCATCAGTCTGGTGGCACCGGGTGCCCCAAGCGGCACGGCGTCGCGGACGGCCCACGGCGAGCGCGCAAGTGCTTGCATCGGCTCGTCTCGGGTGTCACCCCAACTGTAAGTTGCAAACGAAGTACCCGGTACCAGCAAGCTCCGGCCACCCCCGCGAGATGCCTCCTGCGCGGCAGCCGACGCCTTCGACCACGACGGGGGAATCTTCTCGAACGAACCGCTGGGCACAAAGGTCGCCGATAGTGCTGGCGAGACAGCCGCGAGGACCAAGGCAAATACAACGACGACCGGCACTACATGGATGCCCCGCGCGAGTTGGTAGCCGAATCGCCATTCCAGCCAACGATTCAGGGGACGGCGCGCGTAGTTGACGAGCAAGGGGAAAGCGACGGCCAGACCCAGTGCGATCGGTAGCCGGAGTAGGACGTCGAACTTGTGGACGTTTCGCAAGGGTGAGCCTGGACCATCGAGGAATGATTGAACGGCCGAGCCAATCGGCGACCCCAACGCCCCCGCATAGCCAGCGGTAATGATCGCGACTCCGATGACTGTTGATGTCACGAGCCACAGTCGAACCCGGCCGTCGATCTTGCTGACCCCCCACAGACCCAAGATTGCCACGACCGCAGTGCCGGCAATTCCAAGCGCAGAAAGTGCCAACCAGTTGCCGGCAGGTTGCCGGCTCTGACTCGTGTCGCCCAGGAATGCCAACCAGCTATCACTGCCCCTGATCACGTTGAAGGCAGAAGCGGGCAAGGTCGTGAAGT
This sequence is a window from Candidatus Nanopelagicales bacterium. Protein-coding genes within it:
- a CDS encoding DUF3068 domain-containing protein, which codes for MKRVFGLILLGLGFMLIVLAPLFRFYVGPSAAVAPLDQYTVSEGVGVAVKQLNIAEFAAGKADPYFPANTPVTNTRYTRGDVLAADQDPAKSDGLAVYDTFSRTNADDGRLITASQSRYAFGQTDSQLANCCGANVAGKTVNFSGIMPLKFPFFVKEQTYDIWDDQLQATAPAVFEAKEDHAGVASYRFTQAIPPTQVPGSEMKVPAKIVKLPGSGDVTISQYYENTTTFWIEPLTGQIVDTAATPTVTFRGPDGTTDLATALSVKASASPAYLEQAAKDINAKASQLNLVMNVLPIVFLILGIILVVIGWLMAKSGAKSKEATAVSTSGAPPAA
- a CDS encoding HAD family hydrolase; translated protein: MSPIEGRDTVLNRIRCVLLDRDGTINVSPERTRYVGDPRDFELEAGVAPAIAKLNRAGFVVLVVTNQQGIGTGVVTEAAVAQVHDRMQTLLAESGAHVDGVFTCPHVEGSCDCRKPLPGLLQQALSAWAIDPADAIMVGDAMTDIAAGMAAGTGVALIGGSAPDGGQAVPRYAALSDLVDDLLVQMTRVDTRDSPKK
- a CDS encoding SIS domain-containing protein, with translation MNKLDQRAFDRLLLDRVSDIESVLHQLKDPESVQAVEEVAGEIEDTIRNGHKLLFFGNGGSAADAGHMAAEFVGRCVHESDPLPALSLTDSPAILTALANDYGYEQVFARQVTALARPGDMVFGLSGSGRSANVLAGLRQARELELRTIALTGTTGGQMETVADVVMRAPSDVIGRIQEVHKIWGHLWAEWVEIRLFG
- a CDS encoding GHMP kinase — protein: MIRAKAPLRLSFAGGGTDVPPFPENEGGFVLSATIDRAAFASLSPRDDRAVTVTSHDLGREASFQVGDQIHFDGNLDLAKAAVRRVIDKEAGGFDVTLRSSAPPGSGLGASSAVVVALIGAMQAHYRTPLTSYEIAELAYLVERQDLGIAGGLQDQYAATFGGFNFIEFHADHVVVNPLRIDDETVRELEHNLLLVDTGRTRMSDHIIADQTSRYLGGEPGAIDALRRQKQLAVEMKNALLQRRPRVFGELLDEAWHEKRRMSPRIATGYIDDAYEAAKKAGAIGGKVTGAGGGGYMLFYLGEGTRPLVTESLVNLGLTVTDFGFSRQGLTTWRAWP
- a CDS encoding DUF3367 domain-containing protein yields the protein MTLSQRLRSVTITAERLWALLGAVVLVGVAMAPTPTAMTADTKTDLLIDPAGFLARAMQAWDPSASFGQMQNQSYGYLMPMGPFFLLGDLLHLPGWLIQRSWWCLLLLVAYFGVLRLAKLLGLGTPASRIVAAIIFALSPRLIGSMAAISIESWPTALAPWTVIPLITAQASGRLRRGAARSALAVALMGGVNAVAVLATLPLAFTFLLFSATGTARRVLMRWWLILIPVACLWWLVPLLVLGKYSFPFLDYIESANFTTLPASAFNVIRGSDSWLAFLGDTSQSRQPAGNWLALSALGIAGTAVVAILGLWGVSKIDGRVRLWLVTSTVIGVAIITAGYAGALGSPIGSAVQSFLDGPGSPLRNVHKFDVLLRLPIALGLAVAFPLLVNYARRPLNRWLEWRFGYQLARGIHVVPVVVVFALVLAAVSPALSATFVPSGSFEKIPPSWSKASAAAQEASRGGGRSLLVPGTSFATYSWGDTRDEPMQALARSPWAVRDAVPLGAPGATRLMDGFESILASGVGNDGLARGLARAGVTTVILRNDVDTFRATTPPAAARATLIASPGINLVAGFGKKVPVARTLPGEAVGTQGKVPAIEVFAVSPPTSAGVSRDDPRAYVAAGATPKTFAGGPEAWAATGAADDFASVATADGQPIDGGQPDVATDTLRRRVLNVGAPVGKNYGPTQTAGSDVSGGRAVADISPFPESTEQTVVIYDGLATLDSSSSASDPYEIPFLGPKARAFSAFDGSDLTTWVSAIGDKSPTLKTTFERPQTGPLKITLPRARGIERPTELRVTTAQGSRTFVVPPGAQDVVDSFDGKTDFVEVEIVNWRDRTLPTGITGLSLPGFTAVERLAVPGSASQWLFQREPGERAACTLTEVFACVATEQAASPEPDRFARTFSSSGDNAVDLRATASPIAGPDLERLLDASSGMKVYASSRFSDDPAARPGAALDGDPRTGWIPGEGDVSPWLRVRYDKPLTIDGVQAVLGEDSPFRVLGMTISSGNQSRTSVTGGKTGDFTFQPLTGREFFIVLNTETKKKTSDISGISVRELRFKLGDSVVSPTTGKITLPCGEGPLIELNGQPVRTRLSVSARDLVGRAKVPLQLCDPVPDVKAGTNTLDGIPSAAFKVDSVAIRPATQGGAAIVPPRSLQIESWGADKRELELGPGAASILAVNEGFNDGWRASIGDAPLTPVRVDGWKQGWVLPAASQPSTVEASFAPATTYRFGLLAGLLALVVVALLAIVRGPVVALPESADQEVLHDPGAHAPRAVEVVVPTLLGAIVAGLVGAVLGVIASFLGRRVLSAIFVGALAVATTVAVVTTEVAGHTFWAGLIQLLSCGGLLAWLVLSLRITPARDAHAGTLDQPDGQLRDGGRHDKGEDSQEEPIAGEVGKPEQVS